One stretch of Miscanthus floridulus cultivar M001 chromosome 18, ASM1932011v1, whole genome shotgun sequence DNA includes these proteins:
- the LOC136524036 gene encoding pyruvate kinase isozyme A, chloroplastic-like, whose product MRLALAPPALLAIVRTAKEADAGTAAHVATLLAVNCGGAPLAADLIARFSRTLPGVGVTQHTVLVPNWQKGYELELNVLGLRISGGLVGAFVTLGRIDMSFNTLVRERNAMLPTISSKDWIDIDFGIAEGVDFIAVSFVKSAEVINHLKSYISAWSRGSDIGVIAKIESIDALKNLEEIIRASDGIMVARGDLGAQIPLEQVPSIQKRIVRMCRHLNKPVIVASQLLESMIEYPTPTRAEVADVSEAVRQRADALMLSGESTMGRYPDKALSVLRSVSLRIERWWREKCHEALELQDVSSSFSDKISEQICNSAAKMVSPQWPGINLRVNFNFMARVNFNALMV is encoded by the exons ATGCGCCTCGCGCTGGCGCCGCCGGCGCTGCTGGCCATCGTGCGCACCGCCAAGGAAGCGGACGCGGGCACTGCCGCCCACGTGGCCACGCTCTTGGCGGTGAACTGCGGCGGCGCACCCCTCGCGGCTGACCTCATTGCGCGCTTCTCGCGCACTTTACCCGGCGTAGGCGTTACCCAG CATACAGTGCTTGTTCCCAATTGGCAAAAGGG ATATGAGCTTGAattaaatgttcttggacttag AATTTCTGGTGGCTTGGTTGGAGCATTTGTAACATTGGGcaggattgacatgtcattcaacaCATTAGTGCGAGAGAGGAACGCTATGCTTCCTACAATTTCATCAAAG GATTGGATTGACATAGATTTTGGAATTGCTGAAGGTGTTGATTTCATCGCCGTATCATTTGTCAAGTCTGCTGAAGTAATTAATCATTTGAAGAGTTACATTTCTGCATGGAGCCGTGGAAG TGATATAGGGGTCATTGCAAAAATTGAGAGCATTGATGCTCTGAAGAACCTGGAGGAGATTATCCGTGCATCAGATGGAATAATGGTAGCCAGAGGGGACTTGGGGGCACAAATCCCCCTGGAACAGGTCCCTTCCATACAGAAGAGAATAGTTAGAATGTGCAGACATCTCAACAAGCCAGTCATTGTTGCTTCTCAGCTTCTGGAATCAATGATCGAGTATCCTACACCTACTAGGGCTGAGGTTGCTGATGTTTCTGAGGCAGTCCGCCAGCGTGCAGATGCTCTCATGCTTTCTGGTGAGTCAACCATGGGGAGGTATCCAGATAAGGCTCTCAGCGTGCTTAGGAGTGTTAGCCTGAGGATTGAAAGGTGGTGGAGAGAGAAGTGCCACGAGGCGCTGGAGCTTCAAGATGTCTCGTCTTCATTCTCTGATAAGATATCAGAGCAAATATGCAATTCAGCAGCCAAAATGG TATCGCCGCAGTGGCCTGGCATCAATTTACGCGTCAATTTCAATTTCATGGCTCGTGTCAATTTCAATGCACTAATGGTCTAG
- the LOC136520737 gene encoding reticulon-like protein B2, with product MADPAEENVGSPPTTAAAPAEGSSDPPLQPAGDGASTEMVSAPAPEVRSRGFRLLGEDTSVHKALGGGKTADVLLWKDKKTSAVVIGGATVIWVLFEVLDYHLLTLISHVLIGVLAVLFLWSKATTFIKKSPPDIPVVQIPEDLIVNVSRALCNDINRALHLFHEIAMGHDLKKFLFVIVGLWVNSVFGSSCDLLTLIYIAVLLLHTVPILYDKYQDKVDHFAGRAHTEALKQYEVLDAKVLSKIPRGPVKSKKQN from the exons ATGGCCGATCCGGCGGAGGAGAACGTTGGCTCGCCGCCAACGACCGCGGCGGCCCCAGCCGAGGGCTCCTCGGACCCGCCCCTGCAGCCTGCTGGTGACGGCGCCTCAACGGAGATGGTGTCTGCCCCGGCGCCGGAGGTAAGGTCCCGGGGATTCAGGCTTCTTGGAGAGGACACCTCCGTGCACAAGGCCCTTGGGGGCGGTAAAA CTGCTGATGTCCTATTATGGAAAGACAAGAAAACTTCTGCTGTTGTAATAGGGGGTGCAACTGTCATCTGGGTTCTGTTCGAAGTGCTTGATTACCATCTCCTGACTCTGATATCCCATGTACTGATTGGTGTGCTTGCTGTCTTATTCCTCTGGTCCAAAGCTACCACCTTTATCAAGAA GAGTCCACCAGATATTCCAGTAGTGCAGATACCTGAGGATCTTATTGTGAATGTTTCACGAGCATTATGCAATGACATCAACAGAGCACTTCACTTATTCCATGAGATTGCAATGGGGCATGATCTGAAGAAGTTTTTGTTT GTGATCGTGGGGCTGTGGGTTAACTCTGTATTTGGAAGCAGCTGTGACCTCCTCACCTTGATATACATTG CCGTCCTGTTGCTCCACACGGTGCCAATATTGTACGACAAGTACCAGGACAAGGTGGACCATTTCGCTGGAAGGGCACACACCGAGGCCCTCAAGCAGTATGAGGTGCTGGATGCCAAGGTCCTGAGCAAAATCCCCAGGGGTCCGGTCAAATCCAAGAAGCAGAACTAG
- the LOC136524035 gene encoding OBERON-like protein, with the protein MRALQTPPLAPGKISRWHSSPRPPPDSPSSSTPELDSPDVQEPGSNSDPGHDSTTVSANSKDTWPAEPNQSNGGVVASGVVSKAAEKEKEVANGVSKLQIIRGPSSRVGGMLLREVARERVDLVAEKMKVMPEEHLEEVKNELRSILEGTGGSHHIEEFLYLQKLVQDRDDLTPSMLSVAHHVQLEILVAIKTGIEAFLHPSVTIPHNRLVEVFLYKRCRNIACQSALPAEECRCNVCASRNGFCNLCMCVICNKFDFEVNTCRWIGCDFCSHWTHTDCAIHNGQIGMGQSVKSSIGHAKMLFRCRACQRTSELLGWVKDVFQQCAPGWDRDALLRELEFVCKIFRLSEDAKGRVLFRKCLDLIERLNAPADSINPRVILQALQGQSLTPSIFPG; encoded by the exons ATGCGGGCCCTGCAG aCGCCACCTCTGGCTCCGGGGAAGATCTCGCGGTGGCACAGCTCCCCACGACCACCGCCGGATTCGCCCAGCTCGTCGACTCCAGAGCTCGATTCGCCCG ACGTGCAGGAGCCTGGTTCAAACTCAGACCCAGGACATGACTCCACCACTGTGAGCGCCAATTCCAAGGACACATGGCCTGCTGAGCCGAACCAGAGCAACGGTGGGGTAGTTGCCAGTGGTGTCGTGAGTAAGGCggcagagaaggagaaggaggtggcGAATGGTGTATCCAAGCTGCAGATTATCCGCGGACCCTCCTCCCGTGTGGGTGGGATGCTTCTGCGGGAGGTTGCACGGGAGAGGGTTGATCTGGTCGCAGAGAAGATGAAGGTGATGCCGGAGGAGCACCTGGAGGAGGTCAAGAATGAGCTCAGGTCGATTCTGGAGGGCACTGGAGGTTCTCACCACATCGAGGAGTTCTTGTACTTGCAGAAGCTTGTGCAGGACAGGGATGATTTGACACCATCCATGCTTTCAGTGGCGCACCATGTTCAGCTTGAGATCCTTGTTGCAATCAAGACTGGGATAGAGGCCTTTCTGCACCCCAGCGTTACCATTCCACACAATCGCTTGGTGGAGGTCTTCTTGTACAAGAGGTGCCGGAACATTGCTTGCCAGAGTGCTCTCCCAGCTGAGGAGTGCAGATGCAATGTGTGTGCTAGCAGGAATGGCTTTTGCAACCTGTGCATGTGTGTGATCTGCAACAAGTTTGATTTTGAGGTCAATACATGCCGTTGGATTGGTTGTGATTTCTGCTCTCACTGGACACATACAGATTGTGCAATTCACAACGGCCAGATAGGAATGGGACAATCAGTGAAAAGCAGCATTGGTCATGCTAAAATGCTTTTTAGGTGCCGGGCTTGCCAGAGAACCTCAGAGCTTCTTGGTTGGGTTAAGGATGTCTTCCAACAATGTGCTCCTGGTTGGGATAGGGATGCCTTGTTACGTGAGCTTGAGTTTGTTTGTAAGATATTCCGTTTAAGTGAGGATGCAAAAGGGAGAGTGTTGTTTAGGAAATGTCTAGATCTGATTGAAAGGCTGAATGCTCCAGCTGATTCCATCAATCCTAGGGTGATACTACAAGCACTCCAAGGTCAGTCACTCACTCCGTCTATTTTCCCTGGCTGA